DNA from Mesorhizobium sp. B2-1-1:
TCGGGCTCGTCCGTGGTCAGCGCCGACAAACCGCATGCGTAGCGCGTCCGTGAAACGGTCAGCGACGTTCTCCCGCATTTCCTCCGACGCTGCCTGTGCGCGGCTGTTGATATGCTTCTTGCGCCAACGTCGAAAGCCATTGTTGCCGCCAATCGGCATTTTGGCAATGGGGCGAGGGGAATGCGTGTTTCGCCCTGCCATGGCCGAAAGTACAATGATCCGGCTTTTGCGCCGCGCTGTTTTTTACGGCTTGTGCGGTGTACGAATAACGCATGGCCGAAGCCAACACCGCGTCGGCAGCGTGATGACCAAGGTGATACCCAGGGAGGATTCATGTCGGACGTTTCGTTGATGGTGAACGGAAAACAGGTCCGCGGTGCGGCCGAGGACCGGACGCTGCTGGTTCACTTCTTGCGGGAGAATCTCGGCCTCACCGGCACCCATGTCGGTTGCGACACCTCGCAATGCGGCGCCTGCGTCGTCCATGTCGACGGCAAGGCGGTGAAGTCCTGTACGATGCTCGCGGTGCAGGCGTCCGGATCGAGCGTGGTGACGATCGAGGGACTTGCCAACGGTGCCGACCTGCATCCCGTGCAGGCGGCGTTCAAGGAGCATCACGGACTGCAATGCGGCTTCTGCACGCCGGGCATGATCATGACGGCGGCCGACATGATCAAGCGCCACCCCGAGGGCCTCGACGAAGCGACGGTGCGCGCAGAGCTCGAGGGCAACATCTGCCGCTGCACCGGCTACCACAACATCGTCAAGGCGATCCTCGCCGCATCGGAGGGGATGAGCGGCAAGGTCAGGCAAGCGGCGTGAGAAAAGTTGAGTAGTGAGTAGTCGGTACGAACCGGCGCCGATCTCCACCACTCACTACTTCCTACTCACTATTTCGGGAGGAATTTCTGATGGGCATTGAAGGTGTTGGCGCTAGCGTGGCGCGCAAAGAAGACAAGCGGTTCATCACCGGCGCCGGTCGCTATGTCGACGACATGGTGGTGCCCGGCATGAAGCATGCGGCCTTCGTGCGCAGCCCGCACGCGCATGCCCAGATCGTGAAGATCGACGTCGACAAGGCTCAAGCCATGCCGGGCGTCATCGGCGTGCTGACCGGCAAGGAGCTGAAGGCCGATGGTATCGGCAATCTCATCTGCGGCTGGATGATCCATTCCAAGGACGGCTCCCCGATGAAGATGGGAGCCTGGTCTCCGCTGGCGTTCGACAAGGTTCGCTATGTCGGCGATGCAGTCGTCGTCGTGGTCGCCGACACCAAGGGGCAGGCGCGCGACGCCGCCGAAGCGGTCGAGATCACCTACAATGAACTCGAGGCGGTGGTGGATGCGACGAAGGCGCTCGAAAAGGGCGCTCCGCAACTCCATCCGGAAGCCGAAAACAATCTGATCTTCGACTGGGAGATCGGCGACGCCAAGGCGACCGACGCGGCGATCAAGGCGGCTTCCCACGTCACCCGCATGAAAATCGTCAACAA
Protein-coding regions in this window:
- a CDS encoding (2Fe-2S)-binding protein, which codes for MSDVSLMVNGKQVRGAAEDRTLLVHFLRENLGLTGTHVGCDTSQCGACVVHVDGKAVKSCTMLAVQASGSSVVTIEGLANGADLHPVQAAFKEHHGLQCGFCTPGMIMTAADMIKRHPEGLDEATVRAELEGNICRCTGYHNIVKAILAASEGMSGKVRQAA